In Helianthus annuus cultivar XRQ/B chromosome 3, HanXRQr2.0-SUNRISE, whole genome shotgun sequence, a single window of DNA contains:
- the LOC118490510 gene encoding uncharacterized protein LOC118490510, translating to MVVSAATSSNDTPPLLTSSVGMVAEVVLERHVIGGGGGDSGRWWGSGTDNRFNKAGFGTGQTVRLRARSGQHLGSGQSRSTQSLARSTGQHGSNLVNAAKSQPTRRSVFMLMRYC from the exons ATGGTGGTGTCAGCGGCAACATCAAGCAACGACACCCCTCCACTTTTGACGAGTTCCG TGGGGATGGTGGCTGAGGTGGTGCTGGAGCGGCACGTCATCGGCGGCGGCGGAGGTGATAGTGGTAGATGGTGGGGTTCGGGCACAGACAACCGGTTCAATAAAGCCGGTTTTGGTACAGGTCAAACGGTCAGATTACGAGCTCGTTCTGGTCAACATCTGGGTTCGGGTCAATCACGGTCAACTCAGTCATTGGCTCGGTCAACTGGTCAACACGGGTCAAACCTGGTCAACGCAGCCAAAAGTCAGCCAACGCGAAGATCTG tATTTATGTTAATGAGATATTGTTGA
- the LOC110929734 gene encoding TMV resistance protein N-like, whose translation MASTSASSIQKSFKYDVFLSFRGEDTRKNFVDHLYHALTQKGIYTYRDDEEIKKGEKISGELIRSIEDSKFYIIVFSKNYASSSWCLDELVKIMECQKTNEHTAFPVFYDVEPTEVRKQSGAVEKAFEKHKEEESAEKWRKALREAADLAGWELKNIFDGHEAKLITKMVEEISLELRFTDSSVDGKLVGMETRVKDVVSSLDINIEDHVRMIGIWGMGGAGKTTLARAVFDQISFRFEGSSFVGNVREMSGHPCGLKSLQKQVLSDVLNDPNIIVNGASDMKRMMRGRKVLVVLDDVDHIDQLEALAGEPNWFKPGSRVIITTREEQVLVAHGVPKNLILHVNLLSREEANCLFNRYAFGRLIPNQGYEELACQVIRYAAGLPLTIKVLGSFLRGKDELEWRDALDRLKTIPLKETLKILEVSYDGLEEDYKEIFLDVACILKGWWKERAIRALESCGFHARSGLKVLEQKSLITVSSNGLLDMHDHIEEMGKNIVRRLHPNEPHRHSRLWIKEEIEDILVNNKGTKAIKCINLRLVNLYVAKKGLQKMRGLRFLKMDHLFHDIGQDRICLPNGLRYLSLYNYPFKCFPKKFQPNNLVGLDILHSNADQHWEVGEKVLKNLRFIDLRGCGLESLNIGFNMNLERLHLEGCVDLAELHMPVKSLKLKSLHLSNTKLKTLNLKGAQNLQKLDVEQCEDLVELHMPVESLKLKSLDLSNTKLKTLNFKGCQNLQRLEIEQCEDLVELHMPVECLMLERFHLSNTKLKTLNLKGCQNLQRLEIEQCEDLVELDMPVESLILKSLQLRNTKLQTLNLKVCRNLETLNIDQCEDLVELDMPVENLMLKSLHLGNTKLQTLNLNVCWNLETLNIVQCEDLVELDMPVESLMLKTLHLGNTKLKTLNLKGAQNLQKLGVEQCEDLVELHMPVECLMLERFHLSNTKLKTLNLKVCRNLETLNIDQCEDLVELDMPVENLMLKSLHLGNTKLKTLNLKGCRNLERLEIEQCEDLVELDMPVESLMLESLQLGNTKLQTLNLKGAQNLQKLGVEQCEDLVELYIPVESSLMLKRLHFGNAKFKTLNLKGCRNLETLDLENCEDLVELHMPVESLILKTLHLCTPKLKTLNLKGARNLEKLYLNHCEDLVELHMPIESFKLRSFKICCSKLRTLDLGLTPNLEELDLKDCYDLVEVHVPVGCLIKVACSNLSGWVMFAPLLVNQGFPEVDPRTELILTVTSLDTSSLHPDINLPKFQLHCVYNESLLSPSGNLGKLISFGLCGCTSLASLSGSISLRSICGLQCLKKLTLEGFIPEVLVHLCLYFVCIRSVYKRWETVIKQELHFTLRLSRMSMMVNLPKMMTVQMIIQDIVAVQMKNPI comes from the exons ATGGCATCTACTTCAGCTTCATCCATTCAAAAGAGCTTCAAGTACGATGTCTTTTTAAGTTTCAGGGGTGAAGACACTCGTAAAAACTTTGTTGATCATCTCTATCACGCTCTTACGCAGAAAGGCATTTACACATACAGAGATGATGAAGAAATCAAGAAAGGTGAAAAGATCAGTGGTGAGCTCATCAGATCTATTGAGGACTCCAAGTTTTACATTATTGTTTTCTCCAAGAACTATGCTTCTTCATCGTGGTGCTtagacgaacttgtcaagattaTGGAGTGCCAGAAGACGAACGAGCACACTGCTTTCCCGGTCTTCTATGATGTGGAACCCACCGAAGTCCGGAAACAAAGTGGGGCCGTTGAAAAAGCATTTGAGAAACATAAAGAGGAAGAATCTGCTGAGAAATGGAGAAAGGCTCTTAGAGAAGCTGCAGATCTTGCTGGGTGGGAGTTGAAGAACATCTTTGATGG GCATGAAGCGAAATTGATCACAAAAATGGTGGAAGAGATCTCACTAGAGCTACGTTTCACTGACTCGAGCGTTGATGGGAAATTAGTAGGCATGGAGACACGTGTAAAAGATGTGGTTTCATCTTTAGACATTAATATTGAAGATCATGTTCGCATGATAGGGATATGGGGGATGGGAGGGGCTGGGAAGACAACTTTGGCAAGAGCTGTTTTTGATCAAATATCCTTTCGGTTCGAAGGTTCAAGCTTTGTTGGGAATGTAAGGGAAATGTCAGGACACCCCTGTGGATTGAAGTCGTTGCAAAAACAAGTACTTTCAGATGTGTTAAATGACCCAAACATCATAGTAAATGGTGCATCTGACATGAAAAGGATGATGCGTGGCAGAAAGGTTCTTGTTGTTCTAGATGATGTGGATCATATAGACCAACTTGAGGCATTAGCTGGTGAGCCTAATTGGTTTAAGCCGGGGAGCCGAGTTATAATTACAACAAGAGAAGAACAAGTGTTGGTGGCACATGGAGTGCCAAAGAACTTGATTCTTCACGTCAATCTGTTATCGCGTGAGGAAGCAAATTGCCTCTTCAATAGGTATGCATTTGGGAGACTAATACCAAATCAAGGTTATGAAGAGCTAGCATGTCAAGTTATACGTTATGCTGCTGGTCTTCCATTGACGATCAAAGTTCTGGGTTCATTTTTACGTGGTAAAGATGAGCTTGAATGGAGAGATGCTTTAGACCGACTAAAAACAATTCCATTAAAGGAAACTCTGAAGATATTGGAAGTAAGCTATGACGGACTAGAAGAGGATTACAAGGAAATATTTCTAGATGTTGCATGTATACTAAAAGGTTGGTGGAAAGAAAGAGCAATCAGAGCGCTTGAAAGCTGCGGATTTCATGCCAGAAGTGGTTTAAAAGTTCTTGAGCAAAAATCTCTTATAACTGTATCTTCTAATGGGCTCTTGGATATGCATGACCATATAGAAGAAATGGGTAAGAATATTGTTCGTCGTTTGCACCCCAATGAGCCTCACAGACATAGCCGATTGTGGATTAAAGAGGAGATTGAAGATATATTGGTTAATAATAAG GGTACTAAAGCAATAAAATGTATAAACCTGCGTTTGGTCAATCTATATGTTGCCAAGAAAGGTCTTCAAAAAATGAGGGGACTTAGATTTCTTAAAATGGATCATCTATTTCATGATATTGGTCAAGATAGGATATGCCTACCAAATGGGTTAAGATATTTGTCTTTGTACAATTACCCTTTTAAGTGTTTTCCCAAAAAATTTCAACCAAATAATCTTGTTGGCCTTGATATACTGCACAGCAATGCGGATCAACATTGGGAAGTGGGAGAAAAG GTTCTAAAGAATCTTAGATTCATTGACCTCCGTGGTTGTGGATTGGAATCCTTGAATATTGGGTTCAATATGAATCTCGAGAGGTTACATCTTGAAGGATGTGTTGATTTGGCAGAACTTCACATGCCCGTTAAAAGTCTAAAGCTCAAAAGCCTCCATCTCAGTAATACTAAGTTGAAAACACTTAACCTTAAGGGAGCTCAGAATCTCCAGAAGTTGGATGTTGAACAATGTGAGGATTTGGTAGAACTTCACATGCCCGTTGAAAGTCTAAAGCTCAAAAGCCTCGACCTCAGTAATACTAAGTTGAAAACACTTAACTTTAAGGGGTGTCAGAATCTCCAGAGGTTAGAGATTGAACAATGTGAGGATTTGGTAGAACTTCACATGCCTGTTGAGTGTCTGATGCTCGAAAGGTTCCACCTCAGTAATACTAAGTTGAAAACACTTAACCTTAAGGGGTGTCAGAATCTCCAGAGGTTAGAGATTGAACAATGTGAGGATTTGGTAGAACTTGACATGCCCGTTGAAAGTCTGATACTCAAAAGCCTCCAACTCCGTAATACTAAGTTGCAAACACTTAACCTTAAGGTGTGTCGGAATCTTGAGACGTTAAATATTGATCAATGTGAGGATTTGGTAGAACTTGACATGCCCGTTGAAAATCTGATGCTCAAAAGCCTCCACCTTGGTAATACTAAGTTGCAAACACTTAACCTTAACGTGTGTTGGAATCTTGAGACGTTAAATATTGTTCAATGTGAGGATTTGGTAGAACTTGACATGCCGGTTGAAAGTCTGATGCTCAAAACCCTCCACCTTGGTAATACTAAGTTGAAAACACTTAACCTTAAGGGAGCTCAGAATCTCCAGAAGTTGGGTGTTGAACAATGTGAGGATTTGGTAGAACTTCACATGCCTGTTGAATGTCTGATGCTCGAAAGGTTCCACCTCAGTAATACTAAGTTGAAAACACTTAACCTTAAGGTTTGTCGGAATCTTGAGACGTTAAATATTGATCAATGTGAGGATTTGGTAGAACTTGACATGCCCGTTGAAAATCTGATGCTCAAAAGCCTCCACCTTGGTAATACTAAGTTGAAAACCCTTAACCTTAAGGGGTGTCGGAATCTCGAGAGGTTAGAGATTGAACAATGTGAGGATTTGGTAGAACTTGACATGCCGGTTGAAAGTCTGATGCTCGAAAGCCTCCAACTCGGTAATACTAAGTTGCAAACACTTAACCTTAAGGGAGCTCAGAATCTCCAGAAGTTGGGTGTTGAACAATGTGAGGATTTGGTAGAACTTTACATCCCCGTTGAAAGTAGTCTGATGCTCAAACGCCTCCACTTCGGTAATGCTAAGTTTAAAACACTTAACCTTAAGGGGTGTCGGAATCTTGAGACGTTGGATCTTGAAAATTGTGAGGATTTGGTAGAACTTCACATGCCCGTTGAAAGTCTGATTCTCAAAACCCTCCACCTCTGTACTCCTAAGTTGAAAACACTTAACCTTAAGGGGGCTCGGAATCTCGAGAAGTTATATCTTAACCATTGTGAGGACTTGGTAGAACTTCACATGCCCATTGAAAGTTTTAAGCTCAGATCCTTTAAAATTTGTTGTTCTAAGTTGAGAACCCTTGACCTTGGGCTGACTCCAAATCTTGAGGAGTTAGATCTTAAAGATTGTTATGATTTGGTAGAAGTTCATGTTCCTGTTGGATGTCTAATAAAGGTTGCCTGCTCAAACTTAAGTGGCTGGGTCATGTTTGCACCTCTGTTGGTTAACCAAGGGTTTCCTGAGGTTGATCCTAGAACAGAGTTAATTCTAACTGTCACATCCTTAGATACATCTTCATTGCACCCTGACATTAATTTGCCTAAGTTCCAGCTTCATTGTGTTTATAATGAAAGTCTACTCTCGCCGTCCGGAAATCTTGGGAAGCTTATTTCTTTTGGTCTTTGTGGTTGCACAAGCCTTGCGAGTTTATCAGGAAGTATATCTTTGAGAAGTATTTGTGGTTTACAATGTTTAAAGAAGCTTACACTCGAAGGCTTTATTCCAgaggtgttggtgcacttgtgtctgtactttgtctgtattcggtctgtgtataaacg TTGGgaaacggtgatcaaacaagaaCTGCATTTTACGCTGAgattgtcaagaatgtcaatgatggtCAATCTTCCGAAAATGATGACAGTTCAGATGATAATTCAGGATATAGTGgcagttcagatgaagaatccaatctga